The DNA window AGTTCCAAAATTAGGAAACGGACTTATGGTAAGTATCTGAGTTTCCTCAATAGGGACCACGCCCTGGTCCGCATACTTATCTATAAGCGCCTCTATAACTTTCTTTGCTTGTTCGCCATATTTTACGAAGTAATTCTCCTGTCTCGCTCTCTCTGCCCTCTGCTTTCTAGTCAGTGGAGGTTGGTCCCAAGCGACATGACAGACGATATCAAAAGGATCTAAGTCTCTACCAATTTCTTCTGCAAGAGCTTCAAAAAAAACGCCTTGATTTGCCAATTCTTCAATCACTGCCTGCTTTTTATCCGCGTGATTCCATCTCTGCAAAAAAGCATCCAAAGAAGCGAATTCCTTTTGCAAAGCCTTTCTGGTATAATCTTTCAGAGACTCGGTAATGAGTTTCCCACTTGCATCAAAGTATTGGATCCTCTCGGAACTTACTTTTACTTCCACATTCTGAACAACATATCTTTTAGGTCTAAGCGGTGGATCTGAGATCGTTCCGTCGGAGTCCAAATCATCATCGTCGAAACCATTTCCATCAGGAACTGATGTACCGTCTGAACCCTCCGGATCAGTTTGTTCATCTGGAGGAACTGGAGACTCTTCTCCTTTCGGTTGGTAGATCATGACCGGGTCCCCATCAAAATCTGGATCTGCAAAAAGTTCTGTGGCCTTTTTAAAATCAATTATGGTAAAGTAATATTTATTGTAATCCTCGTTAATGCGGGTCCCGCGACCGATGATTTGTTTGAATTCCGTCATAGACTGAATTCTTTGATCCAGAACGATTAGTTTGCAGGTTTGAGCATCCACGCCAGTGCTCATTAATTTTGAGGTAGTAGCAATGACCGGATATTTGGATTCAGGGAAGATAAAATTATCCAATTCAACTTTCCCCTCTTCATTATCTCCCGTGATCCTCATTATATATTTGGAATTATCTTTCACCAAATCGGAATTTTCATTTACCAGTGCTTGCCTCATTCTTTCCGCATGATCGATATTATCACAGAATACGATCGTCTTATCAAAACGATTTGTCTGTTTAAGATACTCGCTGATTTTTTTCGCAACAAGTTGTGTTCTTTTTTCGAGAACTAAGGTTTTATCAAAGTCTTTTTGATTATAGATTCTATCTTCTACCAGATTCCCGAATTTGTCCTTAGTATCTTTCTCCGGTCTCCATCCGGTAAGATCCTTATCTAAATCAATTCGTACAACTTTA is part of the Leptospira andrefontaineae genome and encodes:
- the hsdR gene encoding EcoAI/FtnUII family type I restriction enzme subunit R, whose amino-acid sequence is MSKKEYSERDICTKFITPAIEAAGWDQTTQIREEYSITNGRIIVRGKLHTRAKNKRADYILFYKPNIPIAVIEAKDSSYSVGAGMQQALGYAELLQVPFVFSSNGDGFLFHNRISNNGVMEQELPLDKFPSPSELWNKWMEHKGLSKEQEELITQDYYSDGSNKTPRYYQLLAINKTIEAIAEGKNRILLVMATGTGKTYTAFQIIWRLWKSKTKKRILFLADRNILVDQTMTNDFKPFGSTMTKIQKRQANKSYEIYLSLYQAVTGAEEEKDIYKQFSPNFFDLIIIDECHRGSAAEDSNWRTILEYFSSATQIGLTATPKETKDVSNIQYFGDPIYTYSLRQGIEDGFLAPYKVVRIDLDKDLTGWRPEKDTKDKFGNLVEDRIYNQKDFDKTLVLEKRTQLVAKKISEYLKQTNRFDKTIVFCDNIDHAERMRQALVNENSDLVKDNSKYIMRITGDNEEGKVELDNFIFPESKYPVIATTSKLMSTGVDAQTCKLIVLDQRIQSMTEFKQIIGRGTRINEDYNKYYFTIIDFKKATELFADPDFDGDPVMIYQPKGEESPVPPDEQTDPEGSDGTSVPDGNGFDDDDLDSDGTISDPPLRPKRYVVQNVEVKVSSERIQYFDASGKLITESLKDYTRKALQKEFASLDAFLQRWNHADKKQAVIEELANQGVFFEALAEEIGRDLDPFDIVCHVAWDQPPLTRKQRAERARQENYFVKYGEQAKKVIEALIDKYADQGVVPIEETQILTISPFPNFGTPIEILKHFGGMDGYQEAIHKIESALYNA